One segment of Apus apus isolate bApuApu2 chromosome 1, bApuApu2.pri.cur, whole genome shotgun sequence DNA contains the following:
- the LOC127385586 gene encoding translation initiation factor IF-2-like produces MESASPEKLIWAQPLTSPLIFLSPTEEPLLGDTGAQHLRPHSSPSPAGAARAPREAATRAGNSDPLLPGSHPRQRATRSLLPLRTSEAPRNGGHDTFRRGAPRAPGSSCSRSRAPSRFCQAPAPAGEEPPTRRSGPHRHRPGAQHRPAALGSAGRPLDSAAAPGRGGLGRTRLGVPAPPGAGQGRAGQRPAPSLRRPVSAPCPPARRRRRLRDGPGPRAWPPPTGASDTPRPRDGLLPAPPLWPLPPPGDSRAPLRGSPSPPPAAEARDPRAGGAHAARPTPRQPLAAKPRTPGARRAPSNAAAPPPHVMETSASPPARQWRRRGAGPGAEPRPPPAPCLSRPLPRRPH; encoded by the exons ATGGAGAG CGCATCCCCCGAAAAACTCATTTGGGCTCAGCCGCTCACAAGCCCactaattttcctttctccaacCGAGGAGCCTTTGCTTGGAGACACAGGAGCTCAACACCTGCGGCCCCATAGCTCCCCTTCCCCTGCGGGAGCTGCCCGGGCTCCCCGAGAGGCGGCCACGCGCGCCGGGAATTCCGACCCGCTGCTCCCTGGTTCCCACCCCCGGCAACGAGCGACACGCTCGCTCTTGCCTCTCCGGACCTCGGAGGCCCCGCGCAACGGGGGACATGACACTTTCCGCCGCGGCGCGCCTCGGGCGCCCGGTTCATCCTGCAGCCGCAGCAGAGCCCCGTCCAGGTTCTGCCAGGCTCCCGCGCCCGCTGGTGAGGAGCCGCCAACGCGCCGGAGCGGCCCCCACAGGCACCGACCCGGCGCTCAGCACCGCCCGGCTGCCCTCGGGAGCGCAGGGAGGCCGCTAGActccgccgccgccccgggccgcGGCGGGCTCGGCAGGACGAGGCTCGGCGTCCCCGCTCcccccggggcagggcagggcagggcaggacagcgCCCCGCGCCCTCCCTCCGGCGGCCCGTTAGCGCGCCCTGCCCCCCCGcacggcgccgccgccgcctccgggacggccccggcccccgcgcGTGGCCCCCGCCTACCGGGGCAAGCGACACGCCCCGGCCCCGGGACGGGCTCCTGCCCGCCCCTCCCCTGTGGCCTCTCCCGCCGCCGGGGGATTCCCGCGCCCCGCTCCGAGGCAGTCCCAGCCCCCCCCCGGCGGCGGAGGCCCGCGACCCACGGGCGGGGGGAGCACACGCCGCCCGCCCCACCCCGCGGCAGCCGCTCGCGGCAAAGCCACGGACCCCCGGAGCCCGCCGGGCTCCATCAAacgccgcggccccgcccccgcacGTCATGGAAACAAGCGCGTCACCTCCCGCCCGCCagtggcggcggcggggggcggggccgggcgcggaGCCACGCCCACCCCCGGCGCCGTGCCTCTCGCGGCccctcccccgccgcccccaTTGA